One region of Pseudomonas sp. B21-040 genomic DNA includes:
- the recD gene encoding exodeoxyribonuclease V subunit alpha, which produces MTRTFADLLPTPLAAESLADLAPLSRADDLLLLLTRWVERGWLRALDKAFVAFLHELAPDDDPLVLLAAALTSHQLGHGHVCLDVFETLKEPDFALSLPPEGDLHGGAMVLPSQLLEALDGAHWCKVLASSPLVALAADSREAAQSRPLVLSGKRLYLRRYWTYERRIDDALRLRLAEQETTPNDLPLRLTGLFGSAKTGDVIDWQKLACALATRSAFSIVTGGPGTGKTTTVVRLLALLQAPAVEAGKPLRIRLAAPTGKAAARLTESISQQVRTLEVVESVRGQIPSEVTTVHRLLGSRPGTRHFRHHAGNRLPLDVLVVDEASMIDLEMMANLLDAMPAHARLVLLGDKDQLASVEAGAVLGDLCRDAEAGWYSPQTRQWLEAVSGENLDTSGLQADTQGTHPLAQQVVMLRHSRRFGEGSGIGQLARWVNQQQPEQARTLLTARSHDDVFSLSLKGEHDRALERLLLEGHGDGPQGYRHYLSLLLNQRPALDSTLDDPRWTEWAREVLQAFDAFQLLCAVRKGPWGVEGLNQRVTAALLKAGLIDSDQQWYEGRPVLMTRNDYGLGLMNGDIGIALKLPERDGPEAGKQVLRVAFPRNDGQGGVRFVLPSRLNDVETVYAMTVHKSQGSEFAHTALILPDALNPVLTKELIYTGITRAKHWFTLIEPRAGVFEEAVRRKVKRLSGLMLELEEGGTPSD; this is translated from the coding sequence ATGACCCGTACCTTCGCCGATTTGCTGCCCACACCCTTGGCGGCCGAAAGCCTGGCGGACCTGGCGCCGTTGAGTCGTGCCGATGACCTGTTGCTGTTGCTGACGCGCTGGGTTGAACGGGGCTGGTTGCGAGCGTTGGACAAGGCCTTCGTCGCCTTCCTTCATGAACTCGCTCCCGACGATGATCCATTGGTGCTGCTCGCTGCCGCCCTGACCAGTCACCAACTGGGCCACGGTCATGTGTGCCTGGATGTGTTCGAAACATTGAAAGAACCGGATTTCGCCCTGTCGCTGCCCCCTGAAGGTGATCTACACGGTGGCGCGATGGTGTTGCCGTCGCAATTGCTTGAAGCGCTGGACGGTGCCCATTGGTGCAAGGTTCTGGCCTCCAGCCCGCTGGTGGCCCTGGCGGCTGACAGTCGTGAAGCGGCGCAATCGCGGCCCTTGGTTTTATCGGGCAAGCGTCTGTACCTGCGCCGCTACTGGACTTACGAACGACGCATCGACGATGCCCTGCGCCTGCGCCTGGCTGAACAGGAAACAACGCCGAATGATTTGCCCCTGCGCCTGACCGGTTTGTTCGGCTCAGCCAAAACCGGTGACGTGATCGACTGGCAGAAACTCGCTTGCGCCCTGGCGACGCGCAGTGCGTTCAGTATCGTCACCGGCGGCCCGGGAACCGGCAAGACCACCACCGTGGTGCGTTTGCTGGCGTTGCTCCAGGCGCCCGCCGTGGAGGCTGGCAAACCGCTGCGCATCCGCCTGGCGGCACCCACCGGCAAAGCGGCGGCCCGACTGACGGAGTCCATCAGCCAACAGGTTCGTACCCTGGAAGTCGTCGAATCGGTTCGCGGCCAGATCCCGTCTGAGGTCACCACGGTGCACCGTTTGCTGGGCAGTCGACCCGGCACGCGACACTTCCGCCACCATGCCGGTAATCGCTTGCCACTGGATGTGCTGGTGGTGGACGAAGCGTCGATGATCGACCTGGAAATGATGGCCAACCTGCTGGATGCGATGCCGGCTCACGCGCGGCTGGTGTTGTTGGGGGACAAGGATCAACTGGCATCGGTGGAGGCCGGTGCGGTGCTGGGCGATTTGTGCCGGGATGCCGAGGCCGGTTGGTACAGCCCGCAGACACGCCAATGGCTGGAAGCGGTCAGTGGCGAAAACCTGGACACCAGTGGTTTGCAGGCCGACACCCAAGGCACTCATCCATTGGCCCAGCAAGTCGTGATGCTGCGCCACTCGCGCCGGTTCGGCGAGGGCAGCGGCATTGGGCAACTGGCGCGCTGGGTCAATCAGCAACAACCCGAACAAGCCCGCACATTACTGACGGCTCGAAGCCACGACGACGTGTTTTCCCTCTCGCTCAAAGGGGAGCACGATCGGGCGTTGGAGCGTTTGTTGCTCGAAGGACATGGCGACGGACCACAAGGTTATCGCCACTACTTGAGCCTTCTTCTCAATCAGCGGCCAGCGCTCGACAGCACGCTCGACGATCCGCGCTGGACCGAGTGGGCGCGTGAGGTGTTGCAAGCCTTCGATGCATTCCAGTTGCTGTGTGCCGTGCGCAAAGGCCCATGGGGCGTGGAAGGTTTGAATCAGCGAGTGACCGCCGCGTTGCTCAAGGCCGGGCTGATCGACAGTGATCAGCAGTGGTACGAAGGGCGACCGGTGTTGATGACCCGTAATGACTATGGCTTGGGGTTGATGAACGGTGACATCGGCATCGCCCTCAAACTGCCGGAGCGTGACGGGCCTGAGGCGGGGAAACAGGTTCTGCGTGTAGCGTTTCCGCGAAATGATGGTCAGGGCGGCGTGCGGTTTGTTCTGCCGAGCCGGCTCAATGATGTCGAAACTGTCTACGCCATGACCGTGCACAAATCCCAGGGCTCGGAATTTGCCCACACTGCGCTGATTCTGCCGGACGCCCTGAACCCGGTGCTCACCAAGGAGCTGATCTACACCGGGATTACCCGGGCCAAGCACTGGTTCACCTTGATCGAGCCTCGCGCCGGCGTATTTGAAGAGGCTGTTCGACGCAAGGTCAAGCGCTTGAGCGGGTTGATGCTGGAGCTGGAAGAAGGGGGTACACCGAGCGATTGA
- a CDS encoding YfiR family protein yields MKVAAWTTGRVIGGKQVLLAGLLCWLSGAVFAQSQTPASMADQRAQSVTQVVLGILSYARWPVEPAQLRLCVVGPTEYTDDLVKGTTQATGRSVTVQRLLADNPSIVGECDAVYIGKLIADERTRLFASLIGHPVLSISESDDQCTVGSLFCLRVSDDQVSFEVNLDSVARSGVRIHPSVLQLSRRKSVAP; encoded by the coding sequence ATGAAGGTGGCTGCCTGGACGACAGGACGCGTCATTGGCGGCAAGCAAGTGTTGCTCGCTGGCCTACTCTGCTGGCTGTCCGGCGCCGTTTTTGCGCAGTCGCAAACGCCGGCGAGCATGGCTGACCAGCGTGCCCAATCGGTCACTCAAGTGGTGCTCGGCATTCTCAGTTACGCCCGCTGGCCCGTCGAACCTGCGCAACTGCGTTTGTGCGTGGTCGGCCCCACTGAATACACCGACGATCTGGTCAAAGGCACGACCCAGGCCACTGGCCGATCCGTCACCGTGCAACGCCTGCTGGCCGACAATCCGTCGATTGTCGGGGAGTGCGATGCGGTGTACATCGGCAAACTGATCGCTGATGAGCGCACTCGGCTGTTCGCCTCGTTGATCGGGCATCCGGTGCTGAGCATCAGCGAAAGTGACGATCAATGCACCGTCGGCAGTCTGTTTTGCCTGCGGGTCAGCGATGATCAAGTGTCCTTCGAGGTCAATCTCGACTCCGTCGCCCGCAGTGGCGTGCGCATTCACCCCAGTGTGTTGCAGCTGTCGCGCCGCAAGTCGGTAGCACCATGA
- a CDS encoding diguanylate cyclase domain-containing protein, with translation MSLFKPDTRPTLRSVIGRGHLVVALVGVAMASVSLTLLGVLALRVYADHNLHLIARSINYTVEAAVVFNDKAAATEALAMIASTEEVADAQVLDAKGQLLARWQRSESGLLSDLESQIGKIILEKPIGMPIVHQGREIGSIQLIGHGYSLMRFLLSGLVGIVLCTAISAWVALYLARRQLRGITGPLRSLAAVAHAARSERAFDRRVPPAAIAELDNLGNDFNALLDELESWQTHLQNENETLAHQANHDSLTGLPNRAFFEGRLIRALRNANKLNERVAVLFLDSDRFKQINDNFGHAAGDAVLTAVATRVRAQLREDDLVARLGGDEFAVLLSPLHKTEDAERIADKILASMELPIPLPGNTQVLTSLSIGIAVFPDHGLTPGALLHAADAAMYQAKRVSRGAQHTAGSEHPVADDQTRS, from the coding sequence ATGAGCCTGTTCAAACCCGATACTCGCCCAACCTTGCGTTCGGTCATCGGTCGCGGGCATCTGGTCGTCGCGCTGGTCGGTGTGGCCATGGCCAGTGTGTCGCTGACCCTGCTGGGCGTCTTGGCGTTGCGGGTCTATGCCGACCACAACCTGCACCTCATTGCGCGTTCGATCAATTACACCGTTGAAGCCGCCGTGGTGTTCAACGACAAAGCCGCCGCGACGGAAGCGCTGGCGATGATCGCATCCACCGAGGAAGTCGCCGATGCCCAGGTGCTTGACGCAAAAGGGCAGTTGCTGGCGCGCTGGCAGCGTTCGGAAAGCGGATTGCTCTCCGACCTCGAATCACAGATTGGCAAGATCATTCTGGAAAAGCCCATCGGTATGCCGATTGTTCATCAAGGCCGCGAAATCGGCAGCATCCAGCTCATAGGGCATGGCTACAGTCTGATGCGCTTTCTGCTCAGTGGTCTGGTGGGCATTGTCCTGTGTACGGCGATCAGTGCCTGGGTGGCACTGTATCTGGCGCGGCGGCAACTTCGCGGGATTACCGGTCCGCTGCGAAGCCTCGCCGCCGTTGCTCACGCCGCCCGCAGCGAGCGTGCATTCGACCGTCGTGTACCGCCCGCCGCCATCGCCGAACTGGACAATCTGGGCAACGACTTCAATGCCTTGCTCGACGAGTTGGAATCCTGGCAGACCCACCTGCAAAACGAGAACGAAACCCTGGCGCACCAGGCCAACCATGACAGCCTCACCGGATTGCCCAATCGGGCCTTTTTCGAAGGCCGCCTGATTCGTGCGTTGCGCAACGCCAACAAACTCAACGAGCGGGTGGCGGTGCTGTTTCTCGACAGCGACCGGTTCAAACAGATCAACGACAACTTCGGTCATGCGGCCGGTGATGCGGTATTGACGGCGGTAGCGACTCGCGTGCGTGCACAACTTCGTGAAGATGACCTGGTGGCGCGGCTGGGTGGCGATGAGTTTGCCGTGCTGCTGTCGCCGCTGCACAAGACCGAAGACGCCGAACGGATTGCCGACAAGATTCTCGCCAGCATGGAACTGCCGATCCCGTTGCCGGGCAATACCCAAGTGCTGACCTCGCTCAGTATCGGCATCGCCGTCTTCCCGGATCATGGCCTCACACCGGGCGCTCTGCTCCACGCCGCCGACGCGGCCATGTACCAAGCCAAGCGCGTCTCTCGTGGCGCGCAACACACGGCAGGGTCGGAGCATCCTGTCGCCGATGATCAAACCAGGAGCTGA
- a CDS encoding OmpA family protein encodes MTPRSLRFFAMTVFMALLALTGCQTAPQKGLTPAQIAVLKQQGFELTEEGWAFGLSGKVLFGSDDDSLNPASTEIVERIGKALLGVGIERVRVDGHTDASGKEAYNEKLSLRRAKSVGKVLTTVGMQEQNIQLRGFGSSEPVASNDSTTGRTENRRVSIVVSAD; translated from the coding sequence ATGACCCCGCGTTCCCTGCGATTTTTCGCGATGACTGTGTTCATGGCCTTGCTGGCATTGACCGGCTGCCAGACGGCCCCGCAAAAGGGCCTGACGCCGGCGCAAATTGCCGTGCTGAAACAGCAAGGTTTTGAACTGACCGAGGAAGGCTGGGCATTTGGTCTGTCCGGCAAAGTCCTGTTCGGCAGTGACGACGACAGCCTGAACCCTGCCAGTACCGAAATCGTCGAACGCATTGGCAAGGCGTTGTTGGGTGTTGGCATTGAGCGCGTGCGGGTCGATGGCCACACCGATGCGTCAGGCAAAGAGGCCTATAACGAAAAGCTTTCCCTGCGCCGGGCGAAAAGTGTCGGCAAGGTGCTGACCACCGTCGGCATGCAAGAACAGAACATCCAGTTGCGCGGTTTCGGCAGCAGCGAACCGGTGGCGTCTAACGACAGCACAACAGGCCGCACCGAGAACCGCCGAGTGTCGATCGTGGTGAGCGCCGACTAG
- a CDS encoding LysR family transcriptional regulator, giving the protein MQKNITSLGSLNWDDLKFFLEVARTRKASTAAKRLAVDYTTVSRRISSLEASLGTLLFEKSRTSGFVLTAEGQRLLGYAESIESTLHMACEQVSGSGVALSGHVRMGCTEGFGSFFITPQLSHFVDAYPAISVDILPLPHFISLSKREADIVIALERPEHGPYVCCKLCDYRLQLYATQEYLDKHPPIRRPADLGKHSFISYVDDLAFSSELLYLANVLPGASANLRSTSVIAQFVAAQQGRSLAILPCFLAAQDSRLLPVLPQEINITRQFWMYCREDLRKLKRITLLWDYIRAVTEQNQGLLMGESREMLFAD; this is encoded by the coding sequence ATGCAAAAAAACATCACCTCGCTAGGCTCGCTGAACTGGGACGACCTGAAGTTTTTCCTCGAAGTCGCCCGCACCCGCAAGGCCAGCACCGCGGCCAAGCGCCTAGCGGTGGACTACACCACCGTGTCGCGACGGATCAGTTCGCTGGAAGCTTCATTGGGGACGTTGCTGTTCGAGAAATCCCGGACCAGCGGTTTTGTCCTGACCGCAGAAGGTCAGCGATTGCTGGGTTACGCCGAGTCGATCGAAAGCACGCTGCACATGGCCTGCGAGCAGGTTTCAGGATCGGGAGTCGCGCTTTCCGGGCACGTACGCATGGGCTGCACGGAAGGGTTCGGCAGCTTTTTCATCACCCCGCAACTGAGCCATTTCGTCGACGCCTACCCGGCCATCTCCGTCGACATCCTGCCGCTGCCACACTTCATCAGCCTGTCCAAGCGCGAAGCGGACATCGTCATCGCCCTGGAGCGCCCGGAACACGGGCCATATGTCTGCTGCAAACTCTGCGACTACCGGTTGCAGCTGTACGCAACCCAGGAGTATCTCGACAAACATCCACCGATCCGCCGCCCGGCAGACCTGGGCAAGCATTCATTCATTAGTTATGTCGACGATTTGGCGTTCAGCTCGGAGCTGTTGTACCTGGCAAACGTACTGCCCGGCGCCAGCGCCAATCTGCGCAGCACCAGCGTGATCGCGCAATTCGTGGCGGCGCAGCAGGGACGCTCGCTGGCCATCCTGCCGTGCTTCCTGGCGGCGCAGGACTCACGATTACTGCCGGTGTTGCCGCAAGAGATCAACATTACGCGGCAGTTCTGGATGTACTGCCGCGAGGACCTGAGGAAGCTCAAGCGGATTACCCTGTTGTGGGATTACATCCGCGCTGTAACCGAGCAGAACCAAGGGTTGTTGATGGGGGAAAGTCGGGAAATGTTGTTCGCCGACTGA